Proteins found in one Zea mays cultivar B73 chromosome 1, Zm-B73-REFERENCE-NAM-5.0, whole genome shotgun sequence genomic segment:
- the LOC103637628 gene encoding uncharacterized protein isoform X2: MGKRGHRRSASQDDDNVGCVWGLMRMLYFRRDPKLLLDAKQLSGRHAFREVSGRGHSAKRPNDFDGIEEDGNIEDRTLQKPTVKNLMEDELEKLMLLKKFPNDEVQRRKADLGIDVSLDTISEHTNKSTDNSYHQAGISTPSTPSMDYGVLNYTEEYNLESVLVNFLGEIYSCHNECPHSDCKNKNELCPSLKSLIHKKVNELNNLPHNIGRGQSQEGSDAKPSDQNNLYNTMAAQSKQFKDALEILGSNSELFVKLLQKPNQHIADSIQQHENSKVSAGLEPDKIHGQTNFVGGRGSSKQHPLATKEQAKERKYMFFWRKSKSNRRQMLDATDGAQTVSKIVILKPNPERGINQKAATARTLHQQPCTSNAPGCSGRENSKFSIKEVKKRFRFVTGERSERNLSPAEDLQGDPRKIKDSVVAINKYFRHLPEGSLANKSASDIENGIKPFISSKQKNQNGSITEISGHIVAPKGASVFYEEARRHLSEMLKGNDCSINYPEVQISKSLEGILSLPHGNVSTTGSSLRGKDYLDPSPGETDVYDACEVEREECTQERSQSQEDFGSIAHCTCTTVDDQVTVREGYYTNEAQEGPRHAHDEPDTLYIEGLDKFICRENIRNEESSPAEQSRDDIRQILEEINQGKEHVKMSLASVEGIDEKLGQQEPETPEPRASAKLISDGSPNQSDEKQERPSPVSVLESSFEDIGSPDCINKKECELHGLQRTLYFPDNEPDVNVLWEDKNVRLDYIKLVLELSELCAEQNLEVWYLEDELISPCLFEELQSQGDQTDDRMLLFDCICEALTEIQERYFRLSSWLTFLKHDIRTPPTGENLITEVDRYVNGYIIQYSLPSTLEQTIKRDLEVQTWMNIRSKTEGIIMEMWEFVLDELIDETVSDLWI; encoded by the exons ATGGGAAAACGAGGCCACAGGCGGTCTGCATCACAAGACGACGACAATGTGGGCTGTGTGTGGGGCCTCATGCGCATGCTTTACTTCCGCCGAGACCCCAAACTTTTGCTGGATGCGAAGCAGTTGAGTGGGAGGCATGCGTTCCGGGAGGTCAGCG GGAGGGGGCATTCAGCAAAGAGGCCAAATGATTTTGACGGGATAGAAGAAGATGGT AACATAGAAGATCGCACTTTGCAGAAACCGACAGTAAAAAACCTTATGGAGGATGAATTGGAAAAATTAATGCTGCTGAAGAAATTTCCAAATGATGAGGTTCAGAGAAGAAAAGCCGACCTGGGAATTGATGTCTCTCTTGATACGATTTCAGAGCATACAAATAAATCAACAGATAACTCATATCACCAGGCAGGAATCTCTACGCCTTCAACTCCATCAATGGATTATGGGGTTTTGAATTATACTGAAGAATATAATCTTGAATCTGTGCTGGTGAATTTTCTAGGTGAAATATATAGTTGTCACAATGAATGCCCACACAGTGATTGCAAGAACAAGAATGAATTGTGTCCTTCACTGAAGTCCCTAATCCATAAAAAGGTCAATGAATTGAATAATCTTCCCCACAATATTGGCCGTGGGCAATCTCAAGAGGGCAGTGATGCTAAGCCATCTGACCAAAATAATCTTTATAACACCATGGCAGCCCAATCCAAACAATTCAAGGATGCATTGGAAATACTGGGTTCGAACAGTGAACTTTTtgtgaagctgcttcagaagccaAATCAACATATAGCTGATAGTATCCAAcagcatgaaaacagtaaggtGTCTGCTGGATTAGAGCCTGACAAAATTCATGGacagaccaattttgttggaggAAGAGGAAGCTCAAAACAGCATCCTTTGGCTACAAAAGAGCAGGCTAAAGAGAGAAAATATATGTTCTTCTGGAGGAAGAGTAAATCAAATAGAAGGCAGATGCTTGACGCAACAGATGGAGCTCAGACTGTTAGCAAAATTGTTATTCTGAAGCCAAATCCAGAAAGAGGGATTAATCAGAAAGCAGCTACTGCAAGAACTTTACATCAACAGCCATGTACATCGAATGCTCCTGGATGCAGTGGAAGGGAAAACTCAAAGTTTTCAATTAAGGAAGTCAAGAAAAGATTCAGATTTGTGACTGGTGAGAGAAGTGAAAGAAATTTGTCACCTGCAGAGGACCTTCAAGGAGACCCACGTAAGATCAAAGATTCTGTTGTTGCAATTAATAAATATTTTAGACATCTCCCTGAAGGGAGCTTGGCAAACAAGTCTGCATCAGACATTGAGAATGGCATCAAACCTTTTATCAGCAGTAAGCAAAAGAATCAAAATGGGAGCATAACTGAAATCAGTGGCCATATAGTAGCACCAAAAGGTGCATCTGTATTTTATGAAGAGGCCAGGAGGCATTTATCAGAGATGCTAAAAGGTAATGACTGTTCCATAAACTATCCAGAAGTtcaaatatcaaaatccttggaaGGCATACTTTCTCTTCCTCATGGCAATGTGTCAACCACTGGGAGTAGCCTGAGGGGAAAGGATTACCTTGACCCCTCACCTGGAGAAACAGATGTTTACGATGCATGTGAGGTTGAGAGAGAAGAATGcacacaagagagaagccaatcaCAAGAGGATTTTGGAAGCATTGCTCACTGTACTTGCACAACAGTTGATGATCAGGTGACAGTTCGAGAAGGATATTACACGAATGAAGCACAAGAAG GACCAAGACATGCTCATGATGAGCCAGACACTCTGTATATTGAAGGACTTGATAAATTCATTTGCCGCGAAAACATTCGCAACGAAGAGTCCAGTCCAGCAGAACAAAGCAGAGACGATATACGTCAA ATACTAGAAGAAATAAATCAGGGAAAAGAGCATGTTAAAATGTCCCTAGCTTCTGTTGAGGGCATAGATGAAAAGTTGGGGCAGCAAGAGCCAGAAACACCGGAACCAAGAGCATCAGCCAAATTAATCTCAGACGGTTCTCCTAATCAAAGCGATGAAAAGCAAGAGAGGCCCAGTCCAGTATCTGTTCTTGAGTCATCCTTCGAAGATATTGGCAGTCCAGACTGCATAAACAAGAAAGAGT GTGAGCTGCATGGTCTCCAAAGGACCCTGTATTTTCCAGATAATGAACCAGACGTTAATGTCCTTTGGGAGGACAAGAATGTCAGGTTGGACtacataaagctggtgctagaacTCTCAGAACTGTGCGCAGAACAAAATCTAGAGGTATGGTACCTAGAAGACGAGTTGATCAGCCCCTGCTTGTTTGAAGAACTACAGAGCCAGGGTGATCAGACGGATGATCGAATGCTTCTGTTTGACTGTATCTGTGAAGCTCTAACAGAGATCCAAGAGAGATATTTTAGACTCTCCTCTTGGCTAACTTTTCTAAAACACGACATACGGACACCTCCGACAGGAGAGAACCTAATCACAGAAGTTGATAGGTACGTTAACGGGTATATTATCCAGTACAGTCTTCCAAGTACTCTAGAGCAGACAATTAAAAGGGATCTGGAAGTTCAGACGTGGATGAACATTAGATCGAAAACCGAAGGGATTATTATGGAGATGTGGGAGTTTGTATTGGATGAGTTGATAGATGAGACTGTCTCCGATTTGTGGATTTGA
- the LOC103637628 gene encoding uncharacterized protein isoform X1, which produces MGKRGHRRSASQDDDNVGCVWGLMRMLYFRRDPKLLLDAKQLSGRHAFREVSGRGHSAKRPNDFDGIEEDGNIEDRTLQKPTVKNLMEDELEKLMLLKKFPNDEVQRRKADLGIDVSLDTISEHTNKSTDNSYHQAGISTPSTPSMDYGVLNYTEEYNLESVLVNFLGEIYSCHNECPHSDCKNKNELCPSLKSLIHKKVNELNNLPHNIGRGQSQEGSDAKPSDQNNLYNTMAAQSKQFKDALEILGSNSELFVKLLQKPNQHIADSIQQHENSKVSAGLEPDKIHGQTNFVGGRGSSKQHPLATKEQAKERKYMFFWRKSKSNRRQMLDATDGAQTVSKIVILKPNPERGINQKAATARTLHQQPCTSNAPGCSGRENSKFSIKEVKKRFRFVTGERSERNLSPAEDLQGDPRKIKDSVVAINKYFRHLPEGSLANKSASDIENGIKPFISSKQKNQNGSITEISGHIVAPKGASVFYEEARRHLSEMLKGNDCSINYPEVQISKSLEGILSLPHGNVSTTGSSLRGKDYLDPSPGETDVYDACEVEREECTQERSQSQEDFGSIAHCTCTTVDDQVTVREGYYTNEAQEGPRHAHDEPDTLYIEGLDKFICRENIRNEESSPAEQSRDDIRQEILEEINQGKEHVKMSLASVEGIDEKLGQQEPETPEPRASAKLISDGSPNQSDEKQERPSPVSVLESSFEDIGSPDCINKKECELHGLQRTLYFPDNEPDVNVLWEDKNVRLDYIKLVLELSELCAEQNLEVWYLEDELISPCLFEELQSQGDQTDDRMLLFDCICEALTEIQERYFRLSSWLTFLKHDIRTPPTGENLITEVDRYVNGYIIQYSLPSTLEQTIKRDLEVQTWMNIRSKTEGIIMEMWEFVLDELIDETVSDLWI; this is translated from the exons ATGGGAAAACGAGGCCACAGGCGGTCTGCATCACAAGACGACGACAATGTGGGCTGTGTGTGGGGCCTCATGCGCATGCTTTACTTCCGCCGAGACCCCAAACTTTTGCTGGATGCGAAGCAGTTGAGTGGGAGGCATGCGTTCCGGGAGGTCAGCG GGAGGGGGCATTCAGCAAAGAGGCCAAATGATTTTGACGGGATAGAAGAAGATGGT AACATAGAAGATCGCACTTTGCAGAAACCGACAGTAAAAAACCTTATGGAGGATGAATTGGAAAAATTAATGCTGCTGAAGAAATTTCCAAATGATGAGGTTCAGAGAAGAAAAGCCGACCTGGGAATTGATGTCTCTCTTGATACGATTTCAGAGCATACAAATAAATCAACAGATAACTCATATCACCAGGCAGGAATCTCTACGCCTTCAACTCCATCAATGGATTATGGGGTTTTGAATTATACTGAAGAATATAATCTTGAATCTGTGCTGGTGAATTTTCTAGGTGAAATATATAGTTGTCACAATGAATGCCCACACAGTGATTGCAAGAACAAGAATGAATTGTGTCCTTCACTGAAGTCCCTAATCCATAAAAAGGTCAATGAATTGAATAATCTTCCCCACAATATTGGCCGTGGGCAATCTCAAGAGGGCAGTGATGCTAAGCCATCTGACCAAAATAATCTTTATAACACCATGGCAGCCCAATCCAAACAATTCAAGGATGCATTGGAAATACTGGGTTCGAACAGTGAACTTTTtgtgaagctgcttcagaagccaAATCAACATATAGCTGATAGTATCCAAcagcatgaaaacagtaaggtGTCTGCTGGATTAGAGCCTGACAAAATTCATGGacagaccaattttgttggaggAAGAGGAAGCTCAAAACAGCATCCTTTGGCTACAAAAGAGCAGGCTAAAGAGAGAAAATATATGTTCTTCTGGAGGAAGAGTAAATCAAATAGAAGGCAGATGCTTGACGCAACAGATGGAGCTCAGACTGTTAGCAAAATTGTTATTCTGAAGCCAAATCCAGAAAGAGGGATTAATCAGAAAGCAGCTACTGCAAGAACTTTACATCAACAGCCATGTACATCGAATGCTCCTGGATGCAGTGGAAGGGAAAACTCAAAGTTTTCAATTAAGGAAGTCAAGAAAAGATTCAGATTTGTGACTGGTGAGAGAAGTGAAAGAAATTTGTCACCTGCAGAGGACCTTCAAGGAGACCCACGTAAGATCAAAGATTCTGTTGTTGCAATTAATAAATATTTTAGACATCTCCCTGAAGGGAGCTTGGCAAACAAGTCTGCATCAGACATTGAGAATGGCATCAAACCTTTTATCAGCAGTAAGCAAAAGAATCAAAATGGGAGCATAACTGAAATCAGTGGCCATATAGTAGCACCAAAAGGTGCATCTGTATTTTATGAAGAGGCCAGGAGGCATTTATCAGAGATGCTAAAAGGTAATGACTGTTCCATAAACTATCCAGAAGTtcaaatatcaaaatccttggaaGGCATACTTTCTCTTCCTCATGGCAATGTGTCAACCACTGGGAGTAGCCTGAGGGGAAAGGATTACCTTGACCCCTCACCTGGAGAAACAGATGTTTACGATGCATGTGAGGTTGAGAGAGAAGAATGcacacaagagagaagccaatcaCAAGAGGATTTTGGAAGCATTGCTCACTGTACTTGCACAACAGTTGATGATCAGGTGACAGTTCGAGAAGGATATTACACGAATGAAGCACAAGAAG GACCAAGACATGCTCATGATGAGCCAGACACTCTGTATATTGAAGGACTTGATAAATTCATTTGCCGCGAAAACATTCGCAACGAAGAGTCCAGTCCAGCAGAACAAAGCAGAGACGATATACGTCAA GAGATACTAGAAGAAATAAATCAGGGAAAAGAGCATGTTAAAATGTCCCTAGCTTCTGTTGAGGGCATAGATGAAAAGTTGGGGCAGCAAGAGCCAGAAACACCGGAACCAAGAGCATCAGCCAAATTAATCTCAGACGGTTCTCCTAATCAAAGCGATGAAAAGCAAGAGAGGCCCAGTCCAGTATCTGTTCTTGAGTCATCCTTCGAAGATATTGGCAGTCCAGACTGCATAAACAAGAAAGAGT GTGAGCTGCATGGTCTCCAAAGGACCCTGTATTTTCCAGATAATGAACCAGACGTTAATGTCCTTTGGGAGGACAAGAATGTCAGGTTGGACtacataaagctggtgctagaacTCTCAGAACTGTGCGCAGAACAAAATCTAGAGGTATGGTACCTAGAAGACGAGTTGATCAGCCCCTGCTTGTTTGAAGAACTACAGAGCCAGGGTGATCAGACGGATGATCGAATGCTTCTGTTTGACTGTATCTGTGAAGCTCTAACAGAGATCCAAGAGAGATATTTTAGACTCTCCTCTTGGCTAACTTTTCTAAAACACGACATACGGACACCTCCGACAGGAGAGAACCTAATCACAGAAGTTGATAGGTACGTTAACGGGTATATTATCCAGTACAGTCTTCCAAGTACTCTAGAGCAGACAATTAAAAGGGATCTGGAAGTTCAGACGTGGATGAACATTAGATCGAAAACCGAAGGGATTATTATGGAGATGTGGGAGTTTGTATTGGATGAGTTGATAGATGAGACTGTCTCCGATTTGTGGATTTGA